One window from the genome of Haloprofundus halobius encodes:
- a CDS encoding aminomethyltransferase family protein: MTLVGDLHDDHGATYETRDDRRVVAHYGRPERTHKAVRNGVGVVEMGYGVVVVSGDDRIEYVDNVVSNRVPREDGEGTYALLLDPQGRTEADMYVYNAGERLLLFVPPQVTESLVADWQGKVFIQDVEIRDASADFGVFGVHGPQSTEKVASVLNGAGAPEPHLSFVRGSMGDAGVTVVAADAPTGEEGYEVVCAAADAPDVFSTLLLHGLNAVPFGYRTWETLTAEAGTPLFESELSGRLPNVLGVRNALDFSKGCFVGQEVVSKVENRGRPSKRLVGLLPDALPESGAAVFDGDASVGEITRAVDSPTLDRPIALALVDFDVEPTELSVRVEGESTAATRTDLPFVDGSDRSGRVPTYEASTQE, encoded by the coding sequence ATGACTCTCGTCGGAGACCTCCACGACGACCACGGCGCGACTTACGAGACACGCGACGACCGCCGCGTCGTCGCCCACTACGGTCGCCCCGAACGCACGCACAAAGCGGTCAGAAACGGCGTCGGCGTCGTCGAGATGGGCTACGGCGTCGTCGTCGTCTCCGGCGACGACCGAATCGAGTACGTCGACAACGTCGTCTCCAACCGCGTCCCGCGCGAGGACGGCGAGGGAACGTACGCACTGCTGTTGGACCCACAGGGTCGTACCGAGGCCGACATGTACGTCTACAACGCCGGCGAGCGACTGCTGCTCTTCGTGCCGCCGCAGGTCACGGAGTCGCTCGTCGCCGACTGGCAGGGGAAGGTGTTCATCCAGGACGTCGAGATTCGAGACGCCTCCGCCGACTTCGGCGTCTTCGGCGTCCACGGCCCGCAGTCGACCGAGAAGGTCGCCTCCGTGCTCAACGGCGCGGGCGCGCCGGAACCGCATCTATCGTTCGTCCGCGGGTCGATGGGCGACGCAGGCGTCACCGTCGTCGCTGCCGACGCGCCGACCGGCGAGGAGGGGTACGAGGTGGTCTGCGCCGCCGCCGACGCGCCGGACGTGTTCTCGACGCTACTCCTCCACGGGCTGAACGCCGTCCCGTTCGGCTACCGGACGTGGGAGACGCTCACCGCCGAAGCCGGAACGCCGCTGTTCGAGAGCGAACTCTCGGGGCGACTGCCGAACGTGCTCGGCGTCCGCAACGCGCTCGACTTCTCGAAGGGCTGTTTCGTCGGCCAAGAGGTCGTCTCGAAGGTCGAAAACCGAGGACGACCGAGTAAGCGTCTCGTCGGACTGCTCCCCGACGCGCTACCGGAGTCCGGCGCGGCGGTGTTCGACGGCGACGCCTCGGTGGGCGAAATCACCCGCGCCGTCGACAGTCCGACCCTCGACCGGCCCATCGCGCTCGCACTCGTCGACTTCGACGTCGAACCGACCGAACTCTCGGTTCGCGTCGAGGGGGAGTCGACGGCAGCGACACGGACTGACCTCCCGTTCGTCGACGGCAGCGACCGCTCGGGGCGAGTGCCGACGTACGAGGCGTCGACGCAGGAGTAG
- a CDS encoding DUF6432 family protein: MRAKREYRNRGDVEVAVLDALVDRADDGMTVLELRAAVDADIDTLESALAELKEDNLITVDQTEERVRIMPADHVVPDTDEAADADRSLLDAVRDRLGL, encoded by the coding sequence ATGAGAGCCAAGCGGGAGTATCGCAATCGAGGCGACGTGGAAGTCGCGGTACTCGACGCACTCGTCGACAGGGCCGACGACGGGATGACGGTTCTGGAGCTTCGAGCGGCGGTCGACGCCGATATCGACACGCTGGAGTCGGCGCTCGCGGAGTTGAAAGAGGACAACCTCATCACCGTCGACCAAACCGAGGAGCGCGTCCGCATCATGCCCGCCGACCACGTCGTCCCCGACACCGACGAGGCGGCCGACGCAGACCGAAGTCTCCTCGACGCGGTTCGAGATCGACTCGGCCTCTGA
- a CDS encoding DUF7093 family protein: MGLRCLLGHDFGETELEREREENGEEMVVTIREVKTCDRCGETQIVSENKEVTAVPGPDSALGDDDATTGVAAETELTGDTIEEQFEGDDDFEPPQSAEEDDGIILDDEETAEPEPERQPGEWPEANVGDDSDDRMPTVEEVEGAEAADEGGSDADATDDPTPWPEVDGDDEGFDAEPSDGSPSDVTFGGLAPERADDETEYESRNGYDAEFIANGDEQLNGASDTADGFTRDESAAVELETRSEDVPTEYVCPECGLTRPSNGSSLRAGDICPECRRGYIAERER; this comes from the coding sequence ATGGGACTCAGGTGTCTGCTCGGGCACGACTTCGGCGAGACGGAGTTGGAGCGCGAGCGGGAGGAGAACGGCGAAGAGATGGTCGTCACCATCCGCGAGGTGAAGACCTGCGACCGCTGCGGCGAGACGCAGATCGTCAGCGAGAACAAGGAAGTCACGGCCGTACCGGGGCCCGACTCCGCGCTCGGCGATGACGACGCGACGACGGGGGTCGCCGCCGAGACGGAGCTCACCGGTGATACCATCGAGGAGCAGTTCGAGGGCGACGACGATTTCGAACCGCCACAGAGCGCCGAGGAGGACGACGGGATCATCCTCGACGACGAGGAGACGGCCGAACCGGAGCCCGAGCGGCAGCCGGGCGAGTGGCCGGAGGCGAACGTCGGCGACGACAGCGACGACCGGATGCCGACGGTCGAAGAGGTCGAAGGGGCCGAAGCCGCGGACGAGGGAGGGTCCGACGCCGACGCCACCGACGACCCGACGCCGTGGCCGGAGGTCGACGGCGACGACGAGGGGTTCGACGCCGAACCATCCGACGGGTCGCCCTCGGACGTGACGTTCGGCGGTCTCGCACCGGAGCGGGCCGACGACGAAACGGAGTACGAGAGCCGAAACGGCTACGACGCGGAGTTCATCGCCAACGGCGACGAACAACTCAACGGCGCGAGCGACACCGCCGACGGCTTCACGCGCGACGAGAGCGCCGCCGTCGAACTGGAGACCCGGAGCGAGGACGTGCCGACCGAGTACGTCTGCCCGGAGTGCGGACTCACCAGACCGTCGAACGGCAGTTCGCTCCGCGCGGGCGACATCTGTCCGGAGTGCCGTCGGGGCTACATCGCCGAACGCGAGCGGTAG
- a CDS encoding DUF5611 family protein, producing the protein MKQYKMRRGETLEENAPDLKATIEGYFGPVTGTEEHDGHELYVVGEPENPVFERIIAGAATFSGKKDKLAVHFEERDAAEVIAEGNADAAQDAVDAKNSFLLEVTGRDAKSRRNSMKRAVEDDTPDV; encoded by the coding sequence ATGAAGCAGTACAAGATGCGACGCGGCGAGACGCTCGAGGAGAACGCACCGGACCTCAAAGCGACCATCGAGGGGTACTTCGGCCCGGTCACAGGGACCGAGGAACACGACGGCCACGAACTGTACGTCGTCGGCGAACCCGAAAACCCGGTGTTCGAGCGCATCATCGCCGGCGCGGCGACGTTCAGCGGCAAGAAGGACAAACTCGCCGTCCACTTCGAGGAGCGCGACGCCGCGGAGGTCATCGCGGAGGGCAACGCCGACGCCGCACAGGACGCCGTCGACGCGAAGAACAGCTTCCTGCTCGAAGTGACGGGCCGCGACGCGAAGTCCCGCCGCAACTCGATGAAACGCGCCGTCGAGGACGACACACCCGACGTATAA
- a CDS encoding SDR family NAD(P)-dependent oxidoreductase, translated as MLSPDLSGRTVLVTGSAKGIGRELLLSAADCGADVAVHYHSSAEEAEDVAAEAESRGVSATTTQGDVTDPEGVDDLFSTVESTLRSVDVLVNNVGDFAPTHWEEMEFDTWQRVVETNFYGTYLCSKRALPAMRDEGWGRIVNVGYAGSEKALVYPKNFPYFVAKTGVLMFTRMLAADTQDDGVTVNAVSPYVAENSDEFPDELPRGRPASFEDLSQALLFFLDEDSGYISGENVEVDGGWLPETL; from the coding sequence ATGCTCTCTCCCGACCTGTCGGGTCGTACTGTTCTCGTGACCGGTAGCGCGAAAGGTATCGGTCGCGAACTCCTGCTGTCGGCGGCCGACTGCGGCGCGGACGTCGCCGTCCACTACCATTCGAGCGCCGAGGAAGCCGAAGACGTCGCCGCGGAGGCCGAGAGTCGGGGTGTCTCGGCGACGACGACGCAGGGCGACGTGACCGACCCCGAGGGCGTCGACGACCTCTTCTCGACCGTCGAATCGACGCTCCGTTCCGTCGACGTACTCGTCAACAACGTCGGCGACTTCGCGCCGACACACTGGGAGGAGATGGAGTTCGACACGTGGCAACGCGTCGTCGAGACGAACTTCTACGGGACGTATCTCTGCTCGAAACGCGCGCTTCCGGCGATGCGCGACGAGGGCTGGGGGCGCATCGTCAACGTCGGTTACGCGGGCAGCGAGAAGGCGCTGGTCTACCCGAAGAACTTCCCGTACTTCGTCGCTAAAACCGGCGTGCTGATGTTCACGCGGATGCTCGCGGCCGACACGCAGGACGACGGGGTCACCGTCAACGCCGTCTCGCCGTACGTCGCCGAGAACTCCGACGAGTTCCCCGACGAACTGCCGCGCGGTCGCCCGGCCTCCTTCGAGGATCTGTCGCAGGCGTTGCTGTTCTTCCTCGACGAGGACAGCGGCTACATCAGCGGCGAGAACGTCGAAGTCGACGGCGGGTGGCTTCCGGAGACCCTCTAG
- a CDS encoding universal stress protein, which yields MTVDTILLAVGAGDAERVERLGEVAVDIAGPTGAKVVLGHVFTRDEYDDTLDNLSFDRTAEEVSPDDVAGRHATIRDLTKTLDGAGVDYEVRGAVGKHGTSIVDLASNVGSDLIIVGGRQRSPTGKAVFGSTAQEVMLSAPCPVTFVRSDD from the coding sequence ATGACAGTAGATACGATTCTGTTGGCAGTCGGTGCCGGAGACGCCGAACGGGTCGAACGACTCGGGGAAGTCGCCGTCGACATCGCGGGACCGACCGGGGCGAAAGTCGTCCTCGGCCACGTGTTCACGCGCGACGAGTACGACGACACCCTCGACAACCTGTCCTTCGACCGGACCGCCGAGGAGGTGTCGCCCGACGACGTCGCCGGGAGACACGCGACGATACGCGACCTCACGAAGACGCTCGACGGCGCCGGCGTCGACTACGAGGTTCGCGGTGCGGTGGGCAAACACGGGACGAGCATCGTCGACCTGGCGTCGAACGTCGGGTCGGACCTGATAATCGTCGGTGGTCGCCAGCGTTCGCCGACGGGCAAAGCCGTCTTCGGCAGCACCGCCCAGGAGGTCATGCTGTCGGCGCCGTGCCCCGTGACGTTCGTCCGGTCGGACGACTGA
- a CDS encoding TIGR00266 family protein yields the protein MDHEIEFRPAFSLLTLSLEPGEAVRTEAGSMVSYSDGIDVETGASGGLVGSLKRSLLGGESFFQNTFTAREAGAVTLAPPLPGDIVDCHLDGETLFVQSGSYLASGRDIELDTQFGGGRSFFGGEGLFLLRLDGTGPAFLSSYGAIRENELADGETYTVDTGHIVAFESSATFDVRAIGSLRSTLFSGEGLVCEFEGPGRVWTQTRSQDALLTWLIPKLPTSTANAGSSN from the coding sequence ATGGACCACGAAATCGAGTTCAGGCCGGCGTTCTCGCTTCTGACACTCTCGCTGGAGCCCGGCGAGGCGGTCCGGACCGAGGCGGGGTCGATGGTCAGCTACAGCGACGGTATCGACGTCGAGACGGGCGCGAGCGGCGGCCTCGTCGGGTCGCTCAAGCGGAGTCTGTTGGGCGGCGAGAGCTTCTTTCAGAACACGTTCACCGCCCGGGAGGCCGGAGCGGTGACGCTCGCGCCCCCGCTCCCGGGTGACATCGTCGACTGCCACCTCGACGGCGAGACGCTGTTCGTGCAGTCGGGGTCGTATCTCGCGTCGGGCCGGGATATCGAACTCGACACCCAGTTCGGCGGCGGGCGGTCGTTCTTCGGCGGCGAGGGACTGTTCCTCCTCCGTCTCGACGGTACGGGACCGGCGTTTCTCTCCAGTTACGGCGCGATTCGGGAGAACGAGTTGGCAGACGGAGAGACGTACACCGTAGACACCGGCCACATCGTCGCGTTCGAGTCGTCGGCGACGTTCGACGTGCGAGCCATCGGCAGCCTGCGCTCGACGCTGTTCAGCGGCGAAGGGTTGGTCTGCGAGTTCGAAGGTCCCGGTCGGGTGTGGACGCAGACGCGCAGTCAGGACGCCTTGTTGACGTGGCTGATTCCGAAACTACCGACGAGTACGGCGAACGCGGGGAGTAGTAACTAA
- a CDS encoding ROK family protein, with protein MAYYVGVDLGATNVRAVVADDDGTIIGNTKHGTPRGPTGIAVTEEVLSVVREACDEAGVDPTDVVAAGIGSIGPLDLAEGAIEQPANLPDTIDRIPLTGPLSKLLETEELYLHNDTNAGVIGERFYSDRNPDDMVYLTISSGIGAGVCVDGEVLSGWDGNAGEVGHMTIDPHGFRTCGCGHDGHWEAYCSGNNIPRYAEELHAEDPIETSLPIEDPDFSAIDVFEHAGDDEFADYVIDQVGHWNAMGVANTIHAYAPLVVFIGGAVALNNPDLVMDPIREKMGEMVFINVPDIQLTTLGDDVVVRGALASAMTGGTGDRTRL; from the coding sequence ATGGCCTACTACGTGGGCGTCGACCTCGGCGCGACGAACGTCCGAGCGGTCGTCGCCGACGACGACGGAACCATCATCGGAAACACGAAACACGGAACGCCGCGCGGCCCGACCGGTATCGCGGTCACCGAGGAGGTGCTCAGCGTCGTCCGCGAGGCCTGTGACGAGGCGGGCGTCGACCCGACGGACGTCGTCGCCGCAGGTATCGGCTCTATCGGCCCGCTGGACCTCGCCGAGGGCGCGATAGAGCAACCGGCGAACCTGCCGGACACCATCGACCGCATCCCCCTGACGGGACCGCTGTCGAAACTGCTGGAGACCGAGGAACTCTACCTCCACAACGACACGAACGCGGGCGTCATCGGCGAGCGGTTCTACTCGGACCGCAACCCAGACGACATGGTGTATCTCACCATCTCCTCGGGTATCGGCGCGGGCGTCTGCGTCGACGGCGAGGTGCTCAGCGGCTGGGACGGTAACGCGGGCGAGGTCGGCCACATGACTATCGACCCGCACGGCTTTCGAACCTGCGGCTGCGGCCACGACGGCCACTGGGAGGCGTACTGCTCGGGGAACAACATCCCGCGCTACGCCGAGGAACTGCACGCCGAAGACCCCATCGAGACGTCGCTTCCGATCGAAGACCCCGACTTCTCCGCCATCGACGTGTTCGAACACGCCGGCGACGACGAGTTCGCCGACTACGTCATCGACCAGGTCGGCCACTGGAACGCGATGGGCGTCGCCAACACGATTCACGCCTACGCCCCGCTGGTCGTCTTCATCGGCGGCGCGGTGGCGCTGAACAACCCCGACCTCGTCATGGACCCCATCCGCGAGAAGATGGGCGAGATGGTGTTCATCAACGTCCCCGACATCCAGTTGACGACGCTCGGCGACGACGTGGTGGTTCGCGGGGCGCTCGCGAGTGCGATGACCGGAGGCACGGGCGACCGCACTCGTCTGTAA
- a CDS encoding LVIVD repeat-containing protein, translating into MRRRDVLRGSAAALGLSTASTLTTSRGAAHPGPYRPYGFVDVKGAKEAVVADDGETAFVAASSGYAVVDVSVADRPEVVADRRGLLSDREGGPLRQVYDVKLDDAGERLLVAGPANNLPGALSGLLVEDVSDPGSPKTVAFFETDYPIHNCYVDDDYAYLTGNEFDRNPLVVVDLQGDDPEEVARWSLLDEDAAWDDVAPDRRTVHDVWVQDDVAYLAHWDAGTWLLDVSEPTEPSVVTRIGERSPAELAASDAEIGRRESTVPPGNDHYVATNEDGTLLGIGKESWAVRTDDDELVGGPSGVELWDVSEPTTPERLATIDPPPTPDPTYGGVWTTAHNFEIRDDRLYSSWYRGGVKRHDLSDPTTPRELAWWRDPTETKFWTARLAVPGETFVASSMGTGDTPGRVYVFPDHAGQQTDPPSLGAGNDGENESGADVLTPTQTGTPSSEGDGAATGGDASDSSAITAPGFGAGTAVTALGVGAWWAKRRREGDD; encoded by the coding sequence ATGCGCAGACGTGACGTACTGCGCGGGAGCGCGGCCGCGCTCGGACTGTCGACGGCGTCGACGCTGACCACTAGCCGAGGTGCCGCTCATCCGGGACCGTACCGCCCGTACGGGTTCGTCGACGTGAAGGGGGCGAAGGAGGCCGTCGTCGCCGACGACGGCGAGACCGCGTTCGTCGCCGCGAGCAGCGGTTACGCCGTCGTCGACGTCTCGGTCGCCGACCGACCCGAGGTGGTCGCCGACCGACGGGGCCTCCTCTCCGACCGAGAGGGCGGGCCACTCCGTCAGGTGTACGACGTGAAACTCGACGACGCCGGCGAGCGACTGCTCGTCGCCGGTCCCGCGAACAACCTCCCGGGCGCGCTCTCGGGACTGCTCGTCGAGGACGTCTCCGATCCCGGGAGCCCCAAGACGGTGGCGTTCTTCGAGACCGACTACCCGATTCACAACTGCTACGTCGACGACGACTACGCCTACCTCACCGGCAACGAGTTCGACCGCAACCCGCTCGTCGTCGTCGACCTGCAAGGCGACGACCCCGAAGAGGTCGCTCGGTGGTCGCTGCTCGACGAGGACGCCGCCTGGGACGACGTCGCGCCGGACCGCCGGACCGTCCACGACGTGTGGGTACAGGACGACGTCGCGTACCTCGCGCACTGGGACGCCGGAACGTGGTTGCTCGACGTCTCGGAGCCGACGGAGCCGTCGGTCGTCACTCGCATCGGCGAACGCTCGCCCGCCGAACTCGCCGCGTCGGACGCGGAGATCGGGCGGCGCGAGTCGACCGTGCCGCCGGGCAACGACCACTACGTGGCGACGAACGAGGACGGGACGCTTCTCGGCATCGGCAAGGAGTCCTGGGCCGTGCGAACCGACGACGACGAACTGGTCGGCGGGCCGAGCGGCGTCGAGCTGTGGGACGTCTCCGAGCCGACGACCCCCGAACGGCTCGCGACCATCGACCCGCCGCCGACGCCGGACCCGACGTACGGCGGCGTCTGGACCACAGCCCACAACTTCGAGATTCGAGACGACCGGCTGTACAGTTCGTGGTACCGCGGCGGCGTCAAGCGCCACGACCTCTCCGACCCGACGACCCCGCGGGAGCTCGCGTGGTGGCGCGACCCCACCGAGACGAAGTTCTGGACCGCCCGCCTCGCCGTCCCCGGCGAGACGTTCGTCGCGAGTAGTATGGGGACCGGTGACACACCCGGACGGGTGTACGTGTTCCCCGACCACGCGGGCCAGCAGACCGACCCCCCGTCGCTCGGAGCCGGCAACGACGGCGAAAACGAGAGCGGAGCCGACGTGTTGACGCCGACACAGACCGGGACGCCGAGTTCGGAGGGCGATGGCGCCGCGACCGGCGGAGACGCGAGCGACTCCTCGGCCATCACCGCGCCCGGCTTCGGCGCTGGAACGGCGGTGACGGCGCTCGGCGTCGGAGCGTGGTGGGCGAAGCGGCGACGCGAAGGGGATGATTGA
- a CDS encoding CNNM domain-containing protein codes for MEAPVVAVRLFAGLLLILANGFFVAIEFALTRVRQFPESEFQGSKALERAWDMTDRLEIYLTSCQVGITASSIAVGIVAEPALAAIFEPLFGGTVLASVGAGAILAFLIINLLHLTHGEQTPTYLGVERSKWVCKYGATPLYYFAMSIYPIIKLGDGVAKWTLRLFGVELTRSWTEAEEDSVENRADLRRQMASILEAGDLSEERREEVMNALEVGEQPISDVMVNVDDVAVLSTEFSVEENLAVVEANPHTRFPLTGESLSDFRGIVYAPTVVNAYDDLSSGEATFEGIAAPPLTLEADLTVSEAIDRFQEEEQELALVEDEGEVVGLLTATDALEEVMGEMRDPTDRKADTDVAASD; via the coding sequence ATGGAAGCTCCTGTCGTCGCGGTCCGGCTATTCGCTGGACTCCTACTCATCCTGGCGAACGGTTTCTTCGTCGCCATCGAGTTCGCGCTCACGAGAGTCCGACAGTTCCCCGAGTCCGAGTTCCAGGGCTCAAAGGCGCTCGAACGCGCGTGGGATATGACCGATCGCCTCGAAATCTATCTCACGAGCTGTCAGGTCGGTATCACGGCGTCGAGTATCGCCGTCGGTATCGTCGCGGAACCGGCGTTGGCGGCCATCTTCGAGCCGCTCTTCGGGGGGACGGTCCTCGCGTCGGTCGGTGCGGGCGCGATTCTCGCGTTCCTCATCATCAACCTGCTGCACCTCACTCACGGCGAGCAGACGCCGACCTACCTCGGCGTCGAACGGAGCAAGTGGGTCTGCAAGTACGGCGCGACGCCGCTGTACTACTTCGCGATGTCCATCTACCCCATCATCAAACTCGGCGACGGCGTCGCTAAGTGGACGCTCCGGCTGTTCGGCGTCGAACTCACCCGGTCGTGGACCGAAGCCGAGGAGGACAGCGTCGAGAACCGCGCGGACCTCCGCCGACAGATGGCGTCGATTCTGGAAGCCGGTGACCTCTCTGAGGAGCGCCGCGAAGAGGTGATGAACGCCCTCGAAGTCGGCGAACAGCCGATCTCGGACGTGATGGTCAACGTCGACGACGTGGCCGTGCTCTCGACGGAGTTCTCCGTCGAGGAGAACCTCGCCGTCGTCGAGGCGAACCCGCACACGCGGTTCCCGCTCACCGGCGAGTCGCTCTCTGACTTCCGCGGCATCGTCTACGCGCCGACGGTCGTCAACGCGTACGACGACCTCTCCTCCGGCGAGGCGACGTTCGAGGGGATCGCCGCGCCGCCGCTGACGCTCGAGGCCGACCTGACGGTGAGCGAGGCCATCGACCGCTTCCAGGAGGAAGAACAGGAACTGGCGCTCGTCGAGGACGAGGGCGAGGTCGTCGGACTGCTCACCGCGACCGACGCGCTCGAAGAGGTAATGGGCGAGATGCGCGACCCGACCGACCGGAAGGCCGACACCGACGTGGCGGCCTCGGACTGA
- a CDS encoding NifU family protein: protein MSDDSLKEQIETWMVGQMPIIQMHGGTSVVREANPETGEVVVELGGTCSGCGISNVTATNIKADLIRDFEDVRDVTVKVPSTGEQGSSTVEGGRGGELQFSNESAEHF, encoded by the coding sequence ATGAGCGACGACAGCCTCAAAGAGCAAATCGAGACCTGGATGGTCGGCCAGATGCCTATCATCCAGATGCACGGCGGCACGAGCGTCGTGCGCGAAGCGAACCCGGAGACGGGCGAAGTCGTCGTCGAACTCGGGGGGACCTGCTCGGGGTGCGGCATCAGCAACGTCACCGCGACCAACATCAAAGCCGACCTCATCCGCGACTTCGAGGACGTCCGCGACGTGACGGTGAAAGTGCCGAGCACCGGCGAGCAAGGCAGCAGCACGGTCGAAGGTGGCCGCGGCGGGGAACTGCAGTTCTCCAACGAGTCCGCCGAGCACTTCTAA
- a CDS encoding DUF402 domain-containing protein: MKVRVRGIYTTALTRLFLDAGDDVVQASPPIRRRFDAEFDAETHDVAVETTDDRQGVGLTSDEAAVDRARERLRAVGIDAFAWADPAPEGAVFDGRVIETLGGGAVVDLGATEGYLPYRNAADHVETGDALRVQVTASTPPWDDDRPQLGTEVRAHDGLVTLVPGQEEITVATHDDAAGRELAGMTDLLDPDVPEGWGIRWRHSATEADMSALREALDGASARAREMDAALSEPIGDPGIVVPAAGAWIWFGRESRFALDALRREVSTTMPGHHRTKAAANAASSGVDLAEALCSFEGGGEFPFGVVADQFGPVEGDTVRIGHGKPNGRLITLGSGEVVERDDEGTVAVERTMSGGGRYDALGTKREAGDTALTKFREGRWWYPTVYRGADGERKGTYVNICTPVECFPDEIRYVDLHVDVVKHPDGRVERVDDDELDAAVDAGHVSEQLAEKTRQVASSLERAL; this comes from the coding sequence ATGAAGGTCCGCGTTCGCGGCATCTACACGACGGCGCTGACGCGACTGTTCCTCGACGCGGGCGACGACGTGGTGCAGGCGTCGCCACCCATCAGGCGACGCTTCGACGCCGAGTTCGACGCCGAGACGCACGACGTGGCCGTCGAGACGACCGACGACCGACAGGGTGTCGGCCTCACCAGCGACGAGGCGGCCGTCGACCGCGCCCGCGAGCGACTCCGGGCGGTCGGCATCGACGCGTTCGCGTGGGCCGACCCGGCACCCGAAGGCGCGGTGTTCGACGGCCGAGTGATCGAGACGCTCGGCGGCGGGGCGGTCGTCGACCTCGGCGCAACCGAGGGATATCTCCCCTACCGGAACGCCGCCGACCACGTCGAGACCGGCGACGCCCTCCGCGTCCAGGTAACGGCATCGACGCCGCCGTGGGACGACGACCGACCGCAATTGGGTACGGAAGTCCGCGCCCACGACGGCCTCGTGACACTCGTCCCCGGACAGGAGGAAATCACGGTGGCGACGCACGACGACGCGGCCGGTCGGGAACTCGCGGGAATGACCGACCTCCTGGACCCCGACGTTCCCGAAGGGTGGGGCATCCGCTGGCGACACAGCGCGACGGAGGCGGATATGAGCGCGCTCCGGGAGGCGCTCGACGGCGCGAGCGCCCGTGCCAGGGAGATGGATGCGGCGCTCTCCGAGCCAATCGGCGACCCCGGCATCGTCGTCCCCGCTGCCGGGGCGTGGATCTGGTTCGGCCGCGAGTCCAGATTCGCGCTCGACGCACTCAGGAGGGAGGTGTCGACGACGATGCCCGGCCACCATCGGACGAAAGCCGCCGCGAACGCGGCGAGTTCGGGCGTGGATCTCGCGGAAGCGCTCTGCTCGTTCGAGGGCGGCGGCGAGTTCCCGTTCGGCGTCGTCGCCGACCAGTTCGGCCCCGTCGAAGGTGACACGGTGCGCATCGGCCACGGGAAGCCGAACGGCCGACTCATCACGCTCGGGTCGGGCGAAGTCGTCGAACGCGACGACGAGGGGACGGTCGCCGTCGAGCGGACGATGTCGGGCGGCGGACGCTACGACGCGCTCGGCACGAAGCGCGAGGCGGGCGATACGGCACTCACGAAGTTCCGCGAGGGACGATGGTGGTACCCGACGGTCTACCGGGGTGCTGACGGCGAGCGGAAGGGTACGTACGTCAACATCTGCACGCCCGTCGAGTGCTTCCCCGACGAGATTCGCTACGTCGACCTCCACGTCGACGTGGTGAAGCATCCGGACGGACGCGTCGAACGCGTCGACGACGACGAACTCGACGCGGCCGTCGACGCCGGTCACGTCTCCGAGCAGTTGGCCGAGAAGACGCGGCAGGTCGCGTCGTCGTTAGAGCGGGCGCTCTGA
- a CDS encoding DUF7532 family protein, which produces MHFDSRTQAALREVGLDAEQIRDASDLVAESVANDADALAAFFDDGETFYSDMELAHSSDDIQQHVVDHVDLYTHGASLRGYLQFDSWGVPVEGGRILSDVVVELTLGPTVHDRVRFVRNPDDL; this is translated from the coding sequence ATGCACTTCGACTCGCGCACACAGGCGGCGCTCCGGGAGGTCGGTCTCGACGCCGAGCAGATTCGGGACGCGTCGGACCTCGTCGCGGAATCGGTCGCGAACGACGCCGACGCCCTGGCGGCCTTCTTCGACGATGGTGAGACGTTCTACTCGGACATGGAACTGGCACACAGCAGCGACGATATCCAACAACACGTCGTCGACCACGTCGATCTCTACACGCACGGCGCGAGCCTGCGCGGCTACCTCCAGTTCGACTCCTGGGGCGTTCCGGTCGAAGGCGGCCGCATCCTCTCCGACGTGGTCGTCGAACTGACGCTCGGCCCGACAGTTCACGACCGGGTGCGGTTCGTCCGCAACCCCGACGACCTATGA